Below is a window of Brachyspira pilosicoli DNA.
CAGCATTAAACTCTTCAACCAATAATACAACAGCTTCCATGTTACCATAATTAGCAGCATAATGTAATGGAGTATATCCTAAAGAATCTTTTTTATTAACATCTATTTGACCATTATTGATTAATGATGATAATATATCATTATCGCTTACAATGATAGCATAATAAATAGGAGTGATTCCTTCATTGTTTTCTACGCTTGCTAAAGAAGAATCAGCCTCAAGCAAAACATTAACAGTATTAACATCGCCATACATAGCAGCATAATGTAAAACAGTATTTCCGTCAGAGTTTGTAAGTTTTGTATCTGCACCATTTGCAAGAAGAAGTGAGATAGTATCTGTTTGATTTTTTATAGAAGCCCAATGTAATGGTGTATCTTTCATGCTGTCTGCTTCGTTTATTAAAGTGTTATCTTTATTTAGAAGAATATTAATAACTTCATTGTTTCCATTTGCAGAAGCTATATGTATAGTAGTAGCACCATCTATATCATCTTTAGCTCTTATATCGCTTCCTGCCTCTATTAAAGCATTAACTATATCAGCATTTCCAGTGTATGAAGCAACAAGCAAAGGAGTAGCTCCTCCCAAATACCAATCATCAACACTTGCCTCATAAGGAAGTTTAATTTCTGTATCTATATCTTTGTAGCTAAGCAAAACATTAACTACATCTAAATTGTCATTTAATACAGCTCTGTGTAATGGAGAATAGCCTTCTTCATCTACGAAATTAGGATTAACATTTTCTTTTAATAAAGCATTAACAGCTATGATATCATTATTTTTTACAGCTATTAAAAGCTCTAATTGTTTAGGGTCTAAATCTACTGCAGCAGGAGCAACTATGCTTCCATTTTGAGTAGTATCTAACTCATTATTTAATTCATCTTCTGTAATAGTTTCAGAAGCTTCAGTAGTAGTTTCTTCTGTTTCTGTAGTTTCTTCTTCTACTACTTCTTCAGTATCTTCTCTGTCTATTTTACCGCCGGATAAATAAGTTTTTATAGTTTCATCTTTAGCATAATTAACAGGAATATTGCCGTCTTTTGTAAGGCTATTTTTATCAGCACCATTATCCACTAAAGCCTCAACTGTTTGAAGTGAAGCAAAAGCAGCAGCATAATGTAAAGCAGTCCAATTATCTACATCTTTAGCTTCTATATCAGCACCATTTTCTATAAGAAGTGAAACTGTATCAGCTCTGTCTTTCATAGAAGCCCAATGCAATGGAGTATTTCCCTTGTTATCCACATCATTTATATTTGAAGCATCTTTGTCTAATAAAATTTCAATAACTTCATTTTTTCCGTTTGCCGCAGCTAAATGTATAGCCATACAGCCATCAACATCATCTTTCGCTTTAATATCTACATCTTTCTCTATTAATGCATTTACAATATCAGTATATCCTAAATATGAAGCTAATATTAAAGGTGTAGCACCTCCTAAATACCAACCGTCTATTGAAACTTCTATTCCCAATTTTGAATTAACATCAATATTCTTATTCTTTAAAAGTTCCATCACAGTATTTAAATCATTATTAACAATAGCCCTGTGCAAAGATGTATATCCTTCCATATCAGAAGCATTAATGTCAATGTCTGGAGAACTATTTAATATTGTAGAAACATTTTGATAATCTTTTCTGTTTACAGCGTCAAATAAACTTTGCTCAGCTTCTGTTAAAGCAAACAATGAAAACTTAAAAACCAATAACAATAATAAATATTTAATATACTTCACCTTTATACTCCGAGAAAATATTATTATATAAGTATATTAAATAATTTATAAATAGCAAGCATAAAATATTTACAATCCTTAAATTATAGCTTATGCCAAATCTTTTTCAAAAATGCTACACCTATAACAGCGACTATACCTAAAACAATAATTTCAAATATACCTTCAACTATATCATCTAAATTGTCTAATAAATAATAATTGAAATATCCTGTGTTTCCTCTAAAAAGAAAAAACATTCCTACAATTATAAATATAAAAAATATTGATACTAAAGATATTACTAAATATTTCATACAATATTCCTCCTTTTTTTAAATTAACTTTAAAAATTAATACTTATTTAATTATCTTTATTGCTCTTTATATCATAAACCCTAGAGCTGTTTCTCTTTACTATATCAGTTCTGTTATTATCCTCTTCTTCTCTGTGGTAAGAAAATCTCTTAGAACTGTTTGAATCTTCCCTCAAAAATCTTTTAATAAAATACATAGCCACAAGTATCATAGCTATAATACCAAGTACCTGAGCAACATCTTCAAATATAAATTCAACGGTGTCTTCTATTAAATCAAAACCATAAACAAAATTATATGACATTATAAATATTATTATTTTTTTCATCATATCTCCAAAATGCTAAATCAATTAGACTTTCTTGAATACTTCCTTACAAAATAAAATATAACAGCTATTATCACTATTATACCAATCACCTTAGCCAAATCATCAAATATAAAGTCAAAAGTATCTTCTATTAAATCAAAACCATAAGCCTTTAATCCAACAACAAAACTCATAGCCAAAATTATTAAACTTCTCATAAATAATCTCCCTTTTTATATATTTAAGGAATTATTTAACCTTATATTATAATTATAGTATATTTTAATTGTTTTGTAAAGAAGTATAAATTAATTTTACAAAAAATATTGTATTGTAAATATAATGTAAACTATACTACACTACATTTTATACAAATTTCGAAAACCTTACTTAAACTTTAACTTGTAAAAATACACAATCAAAGCAGCAGAAATTGTTAGAAGCATTCCTATAATAGAATATACATCTATTAACTCATTAAAAAATAATACGCTTATCAAATAAGAAAATATAAGACCGGTATAATTGAATATACTTACAGTAGAAACAGGAGCTTCTTTATAAGATACTGTTAAAAAGAATTGACCAAAACCAGCAAACACGCCTATCAGAATAAGCATTAAAAACTCATACAAACTAGGCATTACAAAAGTTTTAGCAAATATTAAAGATAGAACAGATGATATAAAAGAGAAATAAAGTATTATAATAGAGTTTCTTTCTTTGCCTTTAAGATAACCTATCATAGTGTAAGCTAATCCTGCAAACATTGCTCCGGATAATGCTACTAAAGAAGGAAATATATTAGAATTAAAAGAAGGCTTAATAACAAACATCGCCCCAATTATAGCTATTATTAATGCGATCCATTGTATTTTAAAAATCTTTTCTCTTATTATAATAAATGCAAAAAATGTTGCCCAAAAAGGAGAAGTATTTTGAAGTATAGAAGCATCTGCTAAAATCATATTATTGAAAGCATAGAATGATGCCACTACTCCAAAAAAACCAAATAAAGACCTTAATATTAAAGGTATAATGCTTTCTTTGTTTGGCAAAAAACTCTCTTTATTTTTTAATAACACAATTATACTGATTATCATTATTATTAAATTGCGTGAGAAAACCTGCTGCATTACAGGAATGCTTTTGCCGGAAATCTTTACGCTCATCTGCATCAAGCTAAAAGATAAAGCAGAAAGTATCATTAAAAATATTGCCAATTTAGTTTTGTTTTTCATAAATCCCCATTCATTAAATTAATTAAAAATTTTAAATTTGTAAAATATTTTTATTTGTGATAGCTAATCAACGAGAATAAAATACAATCATTTCATTCTATCTTCTATAGACTTTATTTTTATTTGGGTTCTATTCTTTTTAGAGGTATATTTATCATAAAGTGAAGCATTAGGTTTCTCATTGTTTATAATATATAAATGATAATTTACAGCTTCCATAAGTTTATTATAATAAAGATAAGCATTATCATAGTCCCCAATAGATTCATAAAGTTTAGCAAGCTCCTCTATTGCCTCATCATCATTATTATCTATGCTAATTATTTTATTAAGATATTCTATTATTTTGTTTGCATTTTTGTTAAAATCTCTATTTAATATATTTAAAACTTCTTTTATTAAATCAGTGTTATTATCATTCAAAGCAATTGCATTCTCATAATATCTTAAAGCATTGTCATAATCATTCTTAAGCAAATAAGCCTTAGCGAGTTTCTCATTATACAAATAAGAATTAGCTTTTAATTTTATAGCCTCCTCATAATTTAAAATACTTTTTTCTATATCATCATACATAACATTTACTTTATAACTATTATAATATTTAATTCCAAGCACATAAAAATAATAATGATTCTTTTTATCAATGGTTTTTAATATATTAGAAATCAAATCATCTTCTTTTTCATTATTAAAAAATAAATACTCCAAATAATCCATATTAAAATAAATATTGTCTTTATGAAAACTATAAAACAAATTATAAATATTCTCATTAGATATAATATCAGAATAATACCCAATAAGAGAAATATACTCATCTTCTTTTATATAATTATCTTTAGAAATATTTACATTATTCATTTTATAAAAATCATCTAAAACTTTATTAATGGCATTAAACATATTAGTTTCTCTAAAATAATATTCATTTTCATACCATTTATTAGAATTATTATAAATAATGTAGTTAAGCAAAAAACCATCTTTGAAATTTTTTATTTTATACAAAATAGATATGTCTGAATTGTTTTTAACAGTTAATTCTTTTATTTTTGATTTAATTTGATTATAATTATTGTTTTCTTTTGTTTCTATAATTTTAAAATGAGAATAAAGAAAAATATTTTTAGTAACTAAATCATAAACAGCTCTATGCATATAATCGCTGTTATTTTGAAATACCATTACAGAGTTTTGTGCGAATGTTACAGTAGCTATTAACAAGAATATAAAAAATATTTTCATGCCCTATATTATATCAAAGATGCCCAATCATAGGAAGACCTGTTATATAATAAAAAAGTAAATTAGTACATGCCCCTATAATAGTGCCAGATATTATTCCAGAAATAACGTCAAAAGGGTAATGAAGCCCAACATAAACTCTGCTGAATGCTATTAAAAAAGCAATGCTGTAAAACAATAAAAATGAATATAAACTATAGCTTCCCATAGAAAAAGATATTGCAAAAGCTACCATAGTGTGTCCTGATGGAAAAGAATGCTTATCTGGAGGATACATTATAGGTATTTTTCCATGCTTTTTATACGGACGAATACGGCTGAAAAAATTCTTTGTGTATAAAAAAACAAATATACATATAATAGCGGCAGTTAAAGCTCTCGAAAAATATATTAAAGCATAATCTATCCTAAACATATAAAAAATAAGATAAATCCCCGCCCATACATAACCGTCTCCAAGCCTGCTCATAAACTTCATAAAACTCTTAAAATAGCCTTTTCTATTATCTTTAAAAATCTTTAAAAATAATTTGTCATCTATTTTGGATAATAGTTTTATTAATGGAAGACTGTTGATGTATGCTATTCTTTTTCTTTTTCTTCTACGCTTTAAGATTTTTTTTAATTTTTTTCTTTTAAGCCTTTTTTTACGCAACTCATCATTTTTTATATCTTCGTCTTGATTGTTTATATTATTTTGTTGTTCCATAATCTAAAAAAGCTTATTTTTTCTCTTTAGATTTCTTAGAAGATGGCAATTTAACATCATTGATAAAATAAAATAATGACTCTATTTCATCTGCTATATTCACATCATTAATAATACAATCTGGTCTTTCTAATAATTTTATAGGTGCAAAATTTAGTACACCCTTAATACCAGCATTACATATTACATCAAACATTCTCTGTGCTTCCAAATCTGGAACTGTTAATATTGCTATCTCTATTTTGTTGTTAATAATGAAATCTTTTAATTCATCTATAGGAAGTATTGGAGTAGGTGCATCTCTATCTATCTTTTCTGGATTATGATCGAAAGCTGCAATTATCTTTATAGACTCATTCTCAAATCCTCTATAGTTAACCAAAGCTTTACCTATTTTTCCATAACCTATTAATATTATATTATGTGATATTTGTTTACCTAATATATTATCTATTTGGTCTAACAAATCATCAATATTATAACCGCCTTTTTTGTTGCCTGATATGTTAAACAATGAAAAATCTTTTCTTACCTGAACAGAGGTTATTCCTATTGCATCACCCAAATTATTAGAATATGCTTTAATAAATCCAAAACTCTTCATTCTTCTTAATGCATTTTTATATTTTAATAGTCGCATTATTTGTGTTCTACTAATCATTTTAAAACCTCTATAGTGTTTTTTATTACATATACATATTAAATTATATCATAATAAAGTTTACTGTCAATAATTTTAGATTATTAACAATACAATAATATTATTTATATATATTTTATTTTGATACAATATATTATTATATGTATCTTTAAGTATATAAAATATAAACAAAAAGTAAAATATAAACGCACAATTTTTTTATTTTTTATTAAATATTAGAATTTATTAAAAAATTATTGTGGAAATAATATCTTTTTATTATATAATAATAAGTATGATAGATTATAAAGAGATAGCAGACAAAATAAAATCATCAAAATATGCCGTAGCATTCACTGGTGCAGGCATAAGTGTAGAAAGCGGAGTGCCTCCTTTTAGGGGAGAAAATGGGCTTTGGGAAAAACATGGAAGCCAATTCGCTGAAATTTCATACTTTACAAGACACCCTAAAGAATCTTGGCATTCATTGAAAAAAGTATTCTACGAACCTATAGATAATGTTAAGCCTAATAAAGCTCATTTAGTATTAGCAGAGTTAGAAAAAAGAGGCATAATGCGTTCTGTAATAACTCAAAATATAGATAATCTTCATCAAGAAGCAGGAAGTAAAATAGTATATGAACTTCACGGCACTGCACAATATGCTGTATGTATGAAATGCCATAATAAATATAAAATAGATAAAAAAATATTATCAATGGACCCTCCTACTTGCGAAAATTGTAATGCCATATTAAAGCCAAATTTTGTATTTTTTGGAGAGGCTTTACCTACTTACGATTTTCAAAGCTCTATAGAGGACGCTCAGAAATGTGATTTATTTATCATCATAGGCACAGGCGGAGAGGTCATGCCTGCTGCTCAGATTCCTCATATAGCAAAGAGAGCTGGTGCAACAATTATGGAGATTAATCCAGAGCCTTCTAATTTTACAAATTCAATAGTTGATATTTATGTTAAAGAGAAAGCAGGCGTTGCATTCACAGAAATAGAGAAATATTTATAATTTTTAATTAGCAAATGATAAGATTATTTCAAAATTTATTAATTAAAATTAAAAAATATAAATGCAGTCCTTTTGCTTCTTTGGGTCATACCCACAGGCACTTCCTACGGTCGCCAAAAGAAGTGGGGGTTCTACCCTACGGGTACGCTTCGCAGGGGGGCTAGTCCCCGAGAGAAGTAAAAACATAAAAAATAAATTTTTACAAACTTAAAATTTTTTTTAGTATATATTAAGACTATTATTTTCTATCAATTTTTTGTTGTTCTTTTTCCCGCAGCTCGCACCCATACCTAAAGGTACTTCCTACGGTCGCAGGCACTCCCTTCGGTCGCGGTGCGGACTTCGTCAAAAGAACCAAAAAGTGCAAATAATAATGCTAAATCAGTTAATGGCAAAGCAATGCAAAATTTAAAACAAAATTATATCTCTATCAAGTTGATGCCGTATTTCTTTGACAATTCTTTATACTTCAAATTGCATTTTATTTCATCGCCTATTGAACTGCAGCAATTCATCATCACATAAAGCTTACTTCTAACACTGCTGTCATACTCTTCGCATAATTGCTTAACAGTTTCATAAACGCAATAATCTTTTGCCTCTCCGCATATATATATTTTATCATAATCTTTCATTGTATAAATCCAAGTATGAGAATTATTAGAAGTATACTTACTTACAACTTCTTGTTTAATAGCTCCGTACATTTCGCTGAACTTATCTGTGCCTTTAACTATTCTATTAACTGTAGTATTTTTTGCTCTCTCATAAAAAAGAAGCATATTAGATAATTGTTTTTCTATAAGCCAGCCGTCTGTAGCATATATACAATGATAAGGCCAAACGATTAGGTTTTGACTGCCTTGCGATTTTAATGTTCTTACATAATCAATTTGAATATCTTCAAAAACAGGTATTACTTCTTTATTTTCTATTTTTTCTATTGTAATTTCTGTAAAAGGCTTAACATCATTACCTTCTTTATTTTTCCATAAACAAGGATGAAATATAGCATCATATCTATGAGTGTCTATTGTGGTGTATATTGCTGAAATTGAATTTATATTCTCAAAAATAAATTTAGTTATTCTTGAAATATCTTGTTTAGCACCGCGTACAGGTAATGCACCTTTTTCTGCGTCTACAAAATCTCTCTGTGCATCAACAATAAGCATTGCATAATTATTTTCTGATTTTTTATTATTGCTGCTACTTGCAAACTCTTCTGCTAATTTATATATATCGCTTTGTTTGATTGGGTTTTCTTCTTTAGCTATATAATCTTCGTTAACTATTTGTTTGTATTCCATAAATAAATCCCCTTATACAAGCTTATTCTATATACATGATAATATAATAATAATTTTTGTAAAGCATTTTTGTTTTATAATTAATTATTTTAGTATATGGCTAAGCTATAACTCTTATATGTAATTCTATATTGATTTATCAGAAATTAATTTTTATTTTTTTATTATTTATGGGGGCTTTGCCCCCATACCCCTAGTTCTTTTATTGGTATAAAAGAACCAAAAGAACTGCATTTTATAAAATCTACCTTTAGGTATATGTTAAATTTTAGATGTTATATTACATCTAAGATATATTGTAAAATATAAAGTTGTAGTATTTGCACTTTTTGCAACTTTTTGCTGCGGGAAAAAGTTGAATAAAAAATTTATACAAACAGTAAATTAAAATAATATAAATATTCATTAATTTAGTATTATAAAGAAATCTATTTTATATGCTTTGATAAAAATATTATTTGCCGAGAATTATAACAGAACTTTAATACTTGTTAAAAATACGAGGTGTTGTTATGATGAAAAAAATATTTGTATTAATCTTAATATCATTAAACACATTAATACTAAATGCAAACATCAATAGCATATTAAATCAAAATAAAACCTACGAAATATATAAAGCTGATTATAAAGAAAAAACATTTAATGCAGTAAGATATATCAATAACAATTATTCAAAAGAACAAATAAAAGCAAAAAATACATACTCAACTTCAAGCATAGATGTGTATTTAGAAAACGGACTTACAGTAGATGAAAAAATATTAAAAGAAATATTATCACAAACAATGAAAGCTTATGAATTAGAAAAATATTTATACGGAGATATAAAAACAAAATTAATACTTCTCATAATGGATATAAACGGCGGACACACAGGAGCTAAACCATATATGCAAGGCTACTCCATATTTGAAGGCAATTACAGCGAAATAGAAAACGAAAATAAGAATATAATATTTTTAGATTATATAAACGGCTGGGATAATGTTGATTCTGTATTAAACACAATAATTCATGAACTTCAGCATATAATTCATTACAGCAATTTGAGAGAAAGCAAAAAAACAGATTTTGATGTGTGGGTGGATGAAGCATTATCCGAAGCAGCAGTAATAGCATACAGAGGATACTTACCAGAAAATCGTCTTCAATACTATAACAGTGATTCTATGTATCTTATAACAAAAGGAGATTATTTTGTTAATTGGTCTAGCGGTTATACTGTGCATAAATATGCAACAGTTTCGCTTTTTATGTATTGGCTAGCTATACATTCAAAAAACGGCTTTGAAATATATAAAGACATAGCAAATGCACCAGAAGAATACAAACACACTTACAAAGCAATTCTATATGCTGCAAATAAAAACATAAAGCAGTTTAAAGATTGGAGCGAACTATATGCTACATGGCTTGAGGCTAATTATAAAAATGAAACAAGCGGTTTATATGGATATAAAGGAATAATAAACACAAAACCAAAAGTGATAACAGCATCTGCAAACTTCCCAATGTCTCCGGGTGCGGCAATATATGTACAGGGAGATTTTTTCTCTGATGACAAACTTCTTAGATATGTTGAGCTTGGCAACAATGTTTATGTAGTTTATAATCCAGATGTTAATGCTAAAGGCAAAGACAGATATTTGATACTAAACTCATATTATTGAGATAGATTTAGATAATTATATTTTATCATACAATTTTTTGTTTTTTATTCAACTTTTTCCCGCCTTCGCACCCACAGGCACTCCCTTCGGTCGCTGTGCGGACTTCGTCAAAGAACCAAAAAGTGCAATTGATTTTAATTATATATATGTTAAAAAAACATATATAAAACTATATCCATTTTTGCATATACCAAAATAATGTTATATTAAAATGCAGTCCTTTTGCTTCTTTGGGCCACCAAAAGAAGTGGGGGTGCGGGGGCTAGTCCCCGAAATACACAAAACTAATTTTTTAATTAAAAATATATATTTATAACTGCATTTATATTTATTATGCTAATTGGCTTTATTGCAAAATTGCTCTTTTTAAGAACTATAAATTTATCTTTGTCAATCTTTGAGTTCTTATAATTTTTTATAAACTTTACTCCATGCTTGTTTATATTATTATATTTTATACTAAGCGTTAGAGTTTCTCTTTTGCTGTTTAATATATCAAAATAAAATATCTGATTAATCTTATCAAATCTCATATTTTCAATTCTTTCAAACTCTGTGATAATTATTTTATAATTTTCTCTCTTGAAAAAATAACCATAATCAAAACTAATATTTTTTATATCCTCATAGCTTTCAAAAAAAATATCTTCTAAATCTTTTTTTATAGAATCAATAAACTTAAAATTAACACGTTCTTTTAATTGAAAATTAGTATTTTTGTTTAATGAAATTTTATTGTCATTATTGGTTCTAAAATTTTCAATACTGCTTTTATTTTTTGATAAATCCTCTATTGATAAATTATTAATATTTTTTTTTGTGTAATTTAATTTTATATTGTCATAAATACTAAAATTATTATTACTTTCATAAAAAGTAGGCATTATATTTGATATA
It encodes the following:
- a CDS encoding ankyrin repeat domain-containing protein — encoded protein: MKYIKYLLLLLVFKFSLFALTEAEQSLFDAVNRKDYQNVSTILNSSPDIDINASDMEGYTSLHRAIVNNDLNTVMELLKNKNIDVNSKLGIEVSIDGWYLGGATPLILASYLGYTDIVNALIEKDVDIKAKDDVDGCMAIHLAAANGKNEVIEILLDKDASNINDVDNKGNTPLHWASMKDRADTVSLLIENGADIEAKDVDNWTALHYAAAFASLQTVEALVDNGADKNSLTKDGNIPVNYAKDETIKTYLSGGKIDREDTEEVVEEETTETEETTTEASETITEDELNNELDTTQNGSIVAPAAVDLDPKQLELLIAVKNNDIIAVNALLKENVNPNFVDEEGYSPLHRAVLNDNLDVVNVLLSYKDIDTEIKLPYEASVDDWYLGGATPLLVASYTGNADIVNALIEAGSDIRAKDDIDGATTIHIASANGNNEVINILLNKDNTLINEADSMKDTPLHWASIKNQTDTISLLLANGADTKLTNSDGNTVLHYAAMYGDVNTVNVLLEADSSLASVENNEGITPIYYAIIVSDNDILSSLINNGQIDVNKKDSLGYTPLHYAANYGNMEAVVLLVEEFNADKTIVNNDNFTASDIAANNSYYTIVEYLGGTVNYNNQNNTENVKPNIVLPEYNKKIDLSKKWW
- a CDS encoding DMT family transporter translates to MKNKTKLAIFLMILSALSFSLMQMSVKISGKSIPVMQQVFSRNLIIMIISIIVLLKNKESFLPNKESIIPLILRSLFGFFGVVASFYAFNNMILADASILQNTSPFWATFFAFIIIREKIFKIQWIALIIAIIGAMFVIKPSFNSNIFPSLVALSGAMFAGLAYTMIGYLKGKERNSIIILYFSFISSVLSLIFAKTFVMPSLYEFLMLILIGVFAGFGQFFLTVSYKEAPVSTVSIFNYTGLIFSYLISVLFFNELIDVYSIIGMLLTISAALIVYFYKLKFK
- a CDS encoding phosphatase PAP2 family protein, producing the protein MEQQNNINNQDEDIKNDELRKKRLKRKKLKKILKRRRKRKRIAYINSLPLIKLLSKIDDKLFLKIFKDNRKGYFKSFMKFMSRLGDGYVWAGIYLIFYMFRIDYALIYFSRALTAAIICIFVFLYTKNFFSRIRPYKKHGKIPIMYPPDKHSFPSGHTMVAFAISFSMGSYSLYSFLLFYSIAFLIAFSRVYVGLHYPFDVISGIISGTIIGACTNLLFYYITGLPMIGHL
- a CDS encoding redox-sensing transcriptional repressor Rex, giving the protein MISRTQIMRLLKYKNALRRMKSFGFIKAYSNNLGDAIGITSVQVRKDFSLFNISGNKKGGYNIDDLLDQIDNILGKQISHNIILIGYGKIGKALVNYRGFENESIKIIAAFDHNPEKIDRDAPTPILPIDELKDFIINNKIEIAILTVPDLEAQRMFDVICNAGIKGVLNFAPIKLLERPDCIINDVNIADEIESLFYFINDVKLPSSKKSKEKK
- a CDS encoding NAD-dependent deacylase; the protein is MIDYKEIADKIKSSKYAVAFTGAGISVESGVPPFRGENGLWEKHGSQFAEISYFTRHPKESWHSLKKVFYEPIDNVKPNKAHLVLAELEKRGIMRSVITQNIDNLHQEAGSKIVYELHGTAQYAVCMKCHNKYKIDKKILSMDPPTCENCNAILKPNFVFFGEALPTYDFQSSIEDAQKCDLFIIIGTGGEVMPAAQIPHIAKRAGATIMEINPEPSNFTNSIVDIYVKEKAGVAFTEIEKYL
- a CDS encoding nicotinamidase — its product is MEYKQIVNEDYIAKEENPIKQSDIYKLAEEFASSSNNKKSENNYAMLIVDAQRDFVDAEKGALPVRGAKQDISRITKFIFENINSISAIYTTIDTHRYDAIFHPCLWKNKEGNDVKPFTEITIEKIENKEVIPVFEDIQIDYVRTLKSQGSQNLIVWPYHCIYATDGWLIEKQLSNMLLFYERAKNTTVNRIVKGTDKFSEMYGAIKQEVVSKYTSNNSHTWIYTMKDYDKIYICGEAKDYCVYETVKQLCEEYDSSVRSKLYVMMNCCSSIGDEIKCNLKYKELSKKYGINLIEI
- a CDS encoding peptidase M30, hyicolysin, whose translation is MMKKIFVLILISLNTLILNANINSILNQNKTYEIYKADYKEKTFNAVRYINNNYSKEQIKAKNTYSTSSIDVYLENGLTVDEKILKEILSQTMKAYELEKYLYGDIKTKLILLIMDINGGHTGAKPYMQGYSIFEGNYSEIENENKNIIFLDYINGWDNVDSVLNTIIHELQHIIHYSNLRESKKTDFDVWVDEALSEAAVIAYRGYLPENRLQYYNSDSMYLITKGDYFVNWSSGYTVHKYATVSLFMYWLAIHSKNGFEIYKDIANAPEEYKHTYKAILYAANKNIKQFKDWSELYATWLEANYKNETSGLYGYKGIINTKPKVITASANFPMSPGAAIYVQGDFFSDDKLLRYVELGNNVYVVYNPDVNAKGKDRYLILNSYY